In a genomic window of Mucilaginibacter sp. KACC 22063:
- a CDS encoding DedA family protein, translating into MEVIKSLIDFILHIDKHLSPVIAQYQGWTYLILFIIIFAETGFVVTPFLPGDSLLFAAGALIAAGNTGLSIWLLAGILIIAAFTGNTVNYILGNYLGEKVFKPENKILKLEYYERTQAFFDKHGGIAVILSRFIPIIRTVAPFVAGVGRMPFLRYSIYNIIGGASWIILFLFAGYLFGNLPFFKQHFSIVTIAIILVSVVPIIIGVIKDRANKRKV; encoded by the coding sequence TTGGAAGTTATAAAAAGCCTGATCGACTTTATTCTGCATATAGATAAGCACCTTAGTCCGGTAATTGCACAATACCAGGGCTGGACCTATCTTATCCTTTTTATAATCATTTTTGCTGAAACAGGCTTTGTGGTAACCCCATTCCTGCCCGGCGATTCACTTTTATTTGCCGCAGGGGCATTAATTGCAGCAGGTAATACAGGTTTAAGCATATGGCTGCTGGCGGGGATACTTATCATAGCTGCATTTACAGGCAATACCGTAAATTACATTTTAGGCAATTATCTTGGTGAAAAGGTATTCAAGCCCGAAAATAAGATTCTAAAGCTTGAGTATTACGAACGTACACAAGCCTTTTTTGATAAACATGGCGGCATTGCAGTTATCCTGAGCCGTTTTATTCCTATCATCCGCACTGTTGCACCTTTTGTAGCTGGTGTAGGCCGTATGCCTTTTCTGCGCTACAGTATTTATAATATTATAGGCGGTGCCAGTTGGATCATTCTTTTCCTGTTTGCAGGATACCTGTTTGGCAACCTGCCATTCTTTAAACAACACTTTTCAATTGTAACTATTGCCATTATCTTGGTTTCTGTAGTGCCGATTATTATTGGTGTGATTAAAGACAGAGCGAATAAGCGCAAAGTTTAA
- a CDS encoding zinc dependent phospholipase C family protein, with protein sequence MKSLLRLFIALILTFACTSWGFFAHYRIHRLAVYTLPKGMSAFYKANIEYITEHAVTADKRRYNDTTEGVRHFFDADYYGKNTFKTMPHKWQDASVKYCDDTLRKYGTVPWTIQYQYYKLVRAFKAHDTTAILHTSADLGHYISDACVPLHNTMNYDGQLTNQKGLHALWESRMPEQFADKYHLYAGKARYIDNPLSEAFILCRSSFKAVDSVVLFEQQLSKVFSADKKYSQQQRGERKVTDYSPEYCKAYHQMLKGMVERRMRTAILAVGSYWYSAWVDAGQPDLNKLIALPLTADQKIKLAKEEADFKATTQVRLSKKKH encoded by the coding sequence GTGAAATCTTTATTGCGCTTATTCATAGCCCTTATCCTAACTTTTGCCTGCACATCATGGGGCTTTTTTGCGCATTACCGCATACACCGGCTGGCGGTATATACGTTGCCTAAAGGCATGTCTGCTTTTTACAAAGCCAATATCGAATACATTACCGAACATGCAGTAACTGCCGATAAGCGCCGTTATAATGACACTACCGAAGGTGTGCGCCATTTTTTCGATGCTGACTATTATGGCAAAAATACTTTTAAGACAATGCCGCATAAATGGCAGGATGCATCTGTAAAATACTGCGACGACACTTTGCGAAAGTATGGTACCGTTCCCTGGACTATTCAGTATCAGTATTACAAATTGGTACGTGCATTTAAAGCGCATGATACAACGGCTATCCTGCATACTTCTGCTGACTTAGGGCATTACATATCTGATGCATGTGTGCCGTTGCATAACACCATGAACTATGATGGCCAGTTAACCAATCAGAAAGGGCTACATGCGCTATGGGAAAGCCGAATGCCAGAGCAGTTTGCAGATAAGTATCACTTATATGCAGGCAAAGCCAGATATATTGATAATCCTTTATCTGAAGCATTTATACTGTGCCGCAGTTCGTTTAAAGCTGTTGACTCGGTAGTGCTGTTTGAGCAGCAACTGAGTAAGGTTTTTTCGGCAGATAAGAAATACAGCCAGCAGCAACGTGGCGAGCGTAAAGTAACCGATTATTCGCCTGAATATTGTAAAGCCTATCACCAAATGCTAAAAGGTATGGTAGAGCGGCGCATGCGTACAGCTATACTGGCTGTAGGTAGTTACTGGTATTCGGCCTGGGTTGATGCCGGGCAACCTGATTTAAATAAATTGATTGCTTTGCCACTTACAGCCGACCAGAAGATAAAGCTGGCAAAAGAAGAAGCCGATTTTAAAGCAACAACTCAAGTTAGGCTTTCTAAAAAGAAGCACTAA
- a CDS encoding DUF4397 domain-containing protein, with the protein MKQDNNSGYVINGFAIFIIALMVVSFWTSCGKDNVTAAGASTQIMVVNASPDDTKINLFINTQRQNTSAYLYNSTPVYEALKVVGQPLQLRYSTGVQKIIATNPDSTKSNVKYTLFLTGLGINKKLSTILTIDTDFTPKVGSGKMRFVNAASSPDALDIWANGIKLYNGIDTNRYTKFLEMPAGNYDIKVYRKNDLTTLLYELNPVTVADGKLYSLFTYGIAGRTDTTAFTAKVLTNR; encoded by the coding sequence ATGAAACAGGATAATAACAGCGGGTATGTAATTAATGGTTTTGCTATATTTATCATAGCTTTAATGGTGGTATCGTTCTGGACATCATGCGGGAAAGACAACGTCACCGCTGCAGGAGCCAGTACGCAGATTATGGTTGTAAATGCCAGCCCGGATGATACCAAGATCAATCTTTTCATTAATACACAAAGGCAAAATACGTCTGCTTACTTATACAACAGCACACCTGTTTACGAAGCTTTAAAAGTTGTAGGCCAACCATTACAATTAAGATATAGTACCGGTGTTCAAAAAATTATTGCCACTAACCCAGACAGTACAAAATCAAATGTTAAATACACTTTGTTTTTGACGGGACTTGGAATAAATAAGAAACTTTCAACGATTTTGACTATTGATACCGATTTTACACCCAAAGTTGGCAGTGGTAAAATGCGGTTTGTTAATGCGGCATCAAGCCCCGATGCTTTAGATATATGGGCTAACGGCATAAAGTTATATAATGGTATTGACACCAACCGCTACACAAAGTTTCTTGAAATGCCTGCCGGTAATTATGATATAAAGGTTTATCGCAAAAACGACCTGACAACACTGCTATACGAATTAAATCCTGTTACCGTCGCCGACGGCAAACTGTATTCGTTATTCACCTACGGCATAGCAGGCCGCACAGACACTACAGCATTCACCGCCAAGGTTCTTACAAACAGATAG
- the rpsT gene encoding 30S ribosomal protein S20, with translation MANHKSSIKRIRANAAKRLRNRYQAKSTRTAIKRLRAAATKDEAKTLLPKVISMLDRLAKKNVIHKNKASNNKSKLTKFVNGLA, from the coding sequence ATGGCAAATCATAAATCATCGATTAAAAGGATCAGAGCTAACGCTGCGAAGCGTCTGCGCAACAGATATCAGGCTAAATCTACAAGAACTGCTATTAAAAGATTAAGAGCAGCAGCAACTAAAGATGAAGCAAAAACGCTTTTACCTAAAGTTATTTCTATGCTTGATCGTTTAGCTAAGAAAAACGTGATCCACAAAAACAAAGCTTCAAACAACAAATCAAAGCTTACTAAATTTGTTAACGGTTTAGCA
- the dnaN gene encoding DNA polymerase III subunit beta, giving the protein MRFIVSTSTLLKQLQSVSGALSNSTVLPILENFLFEIKEGTLTISATDLQTSMTTSLAVEAKENGRIAIPSRILLDTLKSLPEQPVAFSVDEKTFAIEINAGDGKYKLSGENGEDFPKIPVVENASSVNLPASVLAEAINKTIFAVSNDELRPAMTGVFVQLSAQNITFVATDAHKLVRYRRKDAKAASTTTFILPKKALNLLKSSLPSEDVNVSIEYNTTSAFFKFGNINLVCRLIDERYPDYEAVIPQNNTNRLTIDRLAFLGSLNRVAIYANKTTHQVRLKISGSELHISSEDIDFANEAHERLSCQYEGEDLEIGFNARFLIEMLKNLACEEVSLEMSTPNRAGLLLPVGGDENEDVLMLVMPVMLNSYA; this is encoded by the coding sequence ATGAGATTTATTGTTTCTACATCAACTCTATTAAAGCAACTACAGTCGGTAAGTGGTGCGTTAAGCAACAGCACCGTACTGCCCATACTGGAAAACTTTTTATTTGAGATCAAAGAAGGAACCCTTACTATATCTGCTACAGACCTGCAAACCAGCATGACTACCTCGCTGGCGGTTGAGGCAAAAGAGAATGGCCGCATTGCTATTCCGTCACGTATATTGTTAGACACCTTAAAATCATTACCAGAGCAGCCGGTGGCTTTTTCTGTTGATGAAAAAACATTTGCTATTGAAATAAATGCAGGTGATGGTAAGTACAAATTAAGCGGCGAAAATGGCGAGGATTTCCCTAAAATCCCTGTTGTTGAAAACGCATCATCAGTAAACCTGCCTGCGTCTGTACTGGCTGAAGCCATTAACAAAACTATTTTTGCAGTAAGTAATGATGAACTTCGCCCGGCTATGACAGGGGTATTCGTTCAGTTATCAGCACAAAACATCACTTTTGTTGCAACAGATGCACACAAACTGGTGCGTTACCGCCGTAAAGATGCTAAGGCTGCAAGTACAACTACTTTCATACTGCCTAAAAAGGCGCTTAACCTGCTTAAATCTTCATTACCTTCTGAAGACGTTAACGTTTCTATCGAATACAATACCACAAGCGCGTTCTTTAAATTTGGCAACATTAACCTGGTTTGCCGCTTAATTGACGAACGTTATCCTGATTATGAGGCTGTTATCCCACAAAATAACACCAACAGGCTTACCATTGACCGTTTGGCATTTTTAGGCTCACTTAACCGTGTGGCTATTTATGCAAACAAAACCACTCACCAGGTAAGGCTGAAAATCAGCGGCAGCGAATTACATATCTCATCTGAAGATATCGATTTTGCTAACGAAGCACACGAGCGTTTAAGCTGCCAGTACGAAGGTGAAGACCTGGAAATTGGCTTCAATGCACGTTTCCTGATCGAAATGCTGAAGAACCTGGCTTGCGAAGAGGTTTCTTTAGAAATGTCGACCCCTAACCGTGCAGGCCTATTATTACCTGTTGGCGGCGACGAAAACGAAGATGTGCTGATGCTGGTGATGCCGGTTATGCTTAACAGCTACGCATAA
- a CDS encoding DUF4397 domain-containing protein: MKLFAALILAVLFFAGISSCKKGYDETADLNTNAILNVVNATGDTLNFYLNGTRQNISSSIYPTGNTGYLSNFIVGAQNYQFKKAGHAEVLFSQTITLKDSIAASAKQNVGVYNTLFLTGESADKSLLLEDTTTITSADSALVRFVHTADGAGNLSLAFGTVTGFANQTYKSVSNYKKFPFGLTTVTVLQNGQQITGASVILTLATSKYTFFVKGLPNGTGKNKFQLGYFTR; the protein is encoded by the coding sequence ATGAAACTTTTTGCTGCCTTAATATTAGCTGTATTATTTTTTGCTGGAATAAGTTCCTGCAAAAAGGGATATGACGAAACTGCTGACCTAAATACCAATGCCATACTTAATGTAGTTAACGCTACAGGCGATACTTTAAACTTTTATCTGAATGGCACGCGGCAAAATATCAGCTCCAGTATTTACCCTACAGGCAATACCGGCTATTTGTCTAACTTTATTGTAGGCGCACAAAATTACCAGTTTAAAAAAGCCGGCCACGCCGAAGTGCTTTTCAGCCAAACCATCACGTTAAAAGATTCTATTGCAGCCAGTGCTAAACAGAATGTAGGCGTTTATAACACCTTGTTTTTAACAGGCGAATCGGCAGATAAGTCACTTTTGTTAGAAGATACAACCACTATAACGTCTGCAGATAGCGCACTGGTGCGTTTTGTACATACTGCCGATGGAGCAGGTAACCTGAGTTTAGCGTTTGGTACGGTAACCGGTTTTGCCAATCAGACTTATAAATCGGTAAGTAATTACAAGAAATTTCCCTTTGGACTAACAACAGTTACAGTATTACAAAACGGTCAGCAAATTACAGGCGCCTCGGTTATACTTACCCTTGCTACAAGCAAGTATACATTTTTTGTAAAGGGATTACCCAACGGTACCGGGAAAAACAAATTTCAGTTAGGCTATTTTACCAGATAA